The Nitratidesulfovibrio sp. SRB-5 genomic sequence TGTTCCGCATGGCGGCGGGCGTGGGCGATGTGGACCCGGTGTACCAGTTGCGCGCGCCCGCGCCGGATGCCCTTGCCGAGGCCGGGGCACGGCTGGCCCAGGCCGCGCCGCCGGACCATGCCGGATACGTGGCCATGCAGCTTGGCGCCAGCGAGGAACGCCGCCGCTGGCCCGTGGCCCACTTTGCGGCACTGGCCGCCCGGTTGTGGCGCGAGTTGCGCCTGGTGCCGGTATTGCTGGGCGCGGGGGGCGAGCGCAAGCTGGGCGAGCGGCTGCGCGCGGCGCTGGCGGAAGAGGCCGAGACTGGCGGAACTGGTGGCGAGGCCGGGGCAACCGGGCCGGTGCCCTGCATCGACCTGATCGGCGCCACCAGCCTGCCGCAGTTGGCCGCCACCCTGCGCCACATGCGCATGCTGGTCACCAACGACACCGGCACCATGCATCTGGCCGCCGGGCTGGACGTGCCGGTGCTGGCCATATTTCTGGCCACGGCCCAGCCGTGGGACACCGGCCCCTACCGTCAGGACTGCTGCTGCCTGGAACCAGCGCTGGACTGCCACCCCTGCCCGTTCGGCACGCCCTGCCCGCATGGCGAACGCTGCCGCCGCGCCATTTCCGCCGATACCGTATTCGGCCTGGCCCGTGCCCACCTGACCACCGGCCAGTGGCCGCAGCAGGAGGCCCCATCCGACGCCACTTCCCCTGCCACAGCGGGCGCGACTCCGGATGCCCACCGCGAGGCGCGGGTATGGCGCACCCTGCGCGAGGCGGATGCAGGGCGCGTGACTGCAAACACCCCCACCATGACCATGCCGGGGTGCGGGTTCATGGACCTTGTCTCGCTGTCCGGCCACGAGGCGGACGACCGTACCCGCTGGATACGCCTGCAACGCCATTTTTATCGTCAGTTTCTTGACTTGCCCCGGATGCAGCCCGCCGATCCTGCGGCTGCCCGGCCTGCCAACCCCATTCTTGCGCCGCATGGTCCCTGCGCGCTCTCCGAAGCCCTGCGCGCCCGCGCCGCCGACGAACTGCGCCAGGCCGATGCCCTGCTGCACCTCATGGGCGAGCAGGGCGGGCTGCTCCGGGTGCGCCCCTCGGACATGGCCAAGTCCCGCTTCCTCGGCACCGTGAGCCGGGTGCAGGCCCTGTGGGACAACAG encodes the following:
- a CDS encoding glycosyltransferase family 9 protein, whose amino-acid sequence is MNLLLVNLTRFGDLLQTQPVVHGLRAQGHRVGLVCLENFAGAAALLEGVDHVAALPGSALLAGVQPGGDWRTCTAGLMTWAERLRGAYAHDAVLNLTATLGGRLLGRLLAGNGDEKDHGGDLRGFGLDPFGFGVNADPWSAFLQASTRQRGCSPFNLVDLFRMAAGVGDVDPVYQLRAPAPDALAEAGARLAQAAPPDHAGYVAMQLGASEERRRWPVAHFAALAARLWRELRLVPVLLGAGGERKLGERLRAALAEEAETGGTGGEAGATGPVPCIDLIGATSLPQLAATLRHMRMLVTNDTGTMHLAAGLDVPVLAIFLATAQPWDTGPYRQDCCCLEPALDCHPCPFGTPCPHGERCRRAISADTVFGLARAHLTTGQWPQQEAPSDATSPATAGATPDAHREARVWRTLREADAGRVTANTPTMTMPGCGFMDLVSLSGHEADDRTRWIRLQRHFYRQFLDLPRMQPADPAAARPANPILAPHGPCALSEALRARAADELRQADALLHLMGEQGGLLRVRPSDMAKSRFLGTVSRVQALWDNSALFNVLGHLWLCESQGAGGSLDSVLALAAAYRGLVRVWLDHLSPAP